In Candidatus Nanopelagicales bacterium, the following are encoded in one genomic region:
- a CDS encoding M56 family metallopeptidase has translation MRHPRIALTLWFCAFFAGIGFAVASAATALMCAVGGVSPASSGEALVLTLAGWLSLGVIAAVIAFVSASAEPLADSWREAVGRFAPVAVSREDSDGATLVWFNSDEPVACAVPSHEPEIFLSTALRDLLSSPELRAVIEHERAHLRQYHGWAVRIAEVNALCLPRQFAGGRALKRATLLLIELIADDAAARRAGAVHLANALATMGRTTADPGLELRADRLTLRRWKKPRSQRRATLVRA, from the coding sequence GTGCGGCATCCGCGTATCGCGCTGACACTCTGGTTCTGCGCCTTCTTCGCCGGGATCGGATTCGCCGTGGCCTCCGCCGCCACCGCGCTGATGTGCGCAGTCGGCGGGGTGAGTCCGGCGAGTTCGGGCGAAGCTTTGGTACTGACGCTCGCCGGCTGGTTGAGTCTCGGGGTGATCGCCGCGGTGATCGCCTTCGTCTCCGCGTCCGCGGAGCCGCTCGCCGACTCGTGGCGGGAAGCGGTCGGTCGCTTCGCGCCGGTCGCGGTCTCCCGCGAGGACTCGGATGGTGCGACCCTGGTCTGGTTCAACTCCGACGAGCCGGTCGCATGTGCCGTTCCTTCCCATGAGCCTGAGATCTTTCTCTCCACGGCACTCAGAGACCTTCTGAGCTCTCCCGAGCTTCGCGCTGTGATCGAGCATGAGCGTGCTCATCTACGTCAATATCACGGGTGGGCCGTGCGGATCGCCGAGGTCAACGCCCTCTGCCTCCCCCGGCAGTTCGCGGGCGGGCGCGCCCTAAAGAGGGCCACGCTGCTGCTCATTGAACTCATCGCGGACGATGCCGCCGCTCGCCGCGCCGGTGCCGTCCACCTCGCGAACGCGCTCGCGACTATGGGGCGCACGACAGCCGATCCTGGCCTGGAGCTTCGCGCCGATCGTCTCACCCTTCGCCGCTGGAAGAAACCGCGCAGCCAGCGACGCGCAACCCTCGTGCGCGCCTGA
- a CDS encoding heavy-metal-associated domain-containing protein encodes MAEFEFWVNGMTCEHCERAVTAELSALPGIIDVQVDAASGRVNLGHETPVDLNAVESAVEDAGYTVRSWPTTTNA; translated from the coding sequence ATGGCCGAGTTCGAGTTCTGGGTGAACGGGATGACCTGCGAGCACTGCGAGCGTGCCGTCACTGCGGAGCTCTCCGCCCTTCCCGGCATCATCGATGTCCAGGTCGATGCCGCCTCCGGTCGTGTCAACCTGGGCCACGAAACGCCCGTTGATCTGAATGCGGTGGAGTCGGCAGTCGAGGACGCCGGCTACACGGTGCGGTCCTGGCCCACGACCACGAATGCCTGA
- a CDS encoding cytochrome c oxidase assembly protein — translation MAALLIGGAALALVVFPVVVAVMLGEEPYDRLHVGYPGVDVAVVTTILLSGAQLGTLVTSGALVHVLFLRDAPARKARYLEDGFEISVLRVASGVWATCAGALVVFEALDSNGTPLERLATPGALPYLWEASYAPKAWTISFLAALIVFFVSFFAERWTGLLIPLWATGIAVLAPVVTGQVLVGPDHDFGSDAAIFQTVAVNAFFGAVVVAVVRVVSGRLVSPLTLRRLFRIGAVALPVVIVSDVVIAVFKLAGGSITASLTGWLILAGFACLVAIAVAFVTVATLARRGRLRAGHITGLLSLAAVAVAGWTGVGVAMTRQPPPQYFVPTSIEQVFMGFEVPDAPTLDVLFGQWRPNLLFLGIAAAAIIVYLVAVRTLHRRGDRWPLGRTAAWIGGWTVVIVATSSGFGKYSAPDFGVHMIVHMSLNMLAPGLLVLGGVVTLLLRASRSDRTKPAGLHDWITWVLHWRVLQFLYNPLIVFVVFIGSYYGLYLTGIFGDYMRFHWAHQLMNLHFLIVGYLYYSLIIGVDRPPRPLPHIGKLGYVLAAMPFHAFFGVILMTSPNIIAETFYRYLDLPWADLQAQQYLGGGVAWAGGEIPLMIVIVALGIQWSRQDARDARRKDRHFDTGRDDEYDAYNQMLQRLTDRDATRLGPRPTVREDTHS, via the coding sequence GTGGCCGCGCTCCTGATCGGCGGGGCCGCCCTCGCCCTCGTCGTCTTCCCGGTCGTTGTGGCGGTCATGCTCGGGGAAGAACCGTACGACCGATTGCATGTCGGGTATCCCGGTGTCGATGTCGCCGTGGTCACCACGATCCTGCTTTCCGGTGCCCAGCTCGGAACCCTGGTCACCAGTGGGGCTCTGGTGCATGTGCTGTTTCTGCGAGACGCTCCAGCCCGTAAAGCGCGGTATCTCGAGGATGGTTTCGAGATCTCGGTGCTGCGCGTCGCCTCCGGTGTGTGGGCAACCTGCGCGGGTGCGTTGGTGGTCTTCGAAGCGCTCGACTCCAACGGCACTCCGTTGGAGCGACTGGCTACTCCCGGGGCGTTGCCGTATCTGTGGGAGGCGAGTTATGCGCCGAAGGCGTGGACGATCAGTTTCCTGGCGGCGTTGATCGTCTTCTTCGTCTCCTTCTTCGCAGAACGGTGGACGGGTTTGCTGATCCCGTTGTGGGCGACCGGAATCGCGGTGCTCGCACCTGTTGTCACCGGGCAAGTCCTCGTGGGACCGGACCACGACTTCGGCAGCGACGCCGCGATTTTCCAGACCGTCGCCGTGAACGCGTTCTTCGGAGCGGTCGTGGTTGCCGTCGTGCGCGTGGTCTCCGGGCGGCTTGTCTCGCCGCTGACCTTGCGGCGACTGTTCCGGATCGGAGCCGTCGCACTCCCCGTCGTCATCGTCTCCGATGTGGTCATCGCCGTGTTCAAGCTCGCCGGCGGCAGCATCACCGCCTCGCTGACCGGGTGGCTGATCCTCGCCGGCTTCGCCTGCCTGGTTGCGATCGCGGTGGCGTTCGTTACCGTCGCGACCCTCGCGCGACGGGGACGGCTGCGGGCGGGGCACATCACCGGACTCCTCTCCCTAGCGGCCGTGGCGGTGGCGGGGTGGACAGGTGTGGGCGTGGCGATGACACGGCAGCCGCCGCCGCAGTATTTCGTGCCGACGAGCATCGAGCAGGTCTTCATGGGCTTCGAGGTCCCCGACGCTCCGACGCTGGATGTGTTGTTCGGGCAGTGGCGACCGAACCTGCTGTTCCTGGGTATCGCCGCAGCGGCGATCATCGTCTACTTGGTCGCCGTGCGCACGCTGCACAGGCGGGGTGACCGGTGGCCTCTCGGGCGGACAGCCGCGTGGATCGGCGGGTGGACCGTGGTGATCGTCGCGACGAGTTCCGGGTTCGGGAAGTACTCCGCCCCGGATTTCGGGGTGCACATGATCGTGCACATGTCGCTGAATATGCTCGCCCCCGGGCTTCTCGTCCTCGGCGGCGTAGTCACGTTGCTGCTGCGGGCATCCCGCTCGGACCGAACCAAGCCCGCGGGCCTGCACGACTGGATCACGTGGGTGCTGCACTGGCGGGTGCTGCAGTTCCTCTACAACCCGCTGATCGTGTTCGTGGTCTTCATCGGCTCCTACTACGGCCTCTATCTCACCGGCATCTTCGGCGACTACATGCGGTTCCACTGGGCGCACCAGCTCATGAACCTGCACTTCCTCATCGTCGGCTACCTCTACTACAGCCTCATCATCGGCGTCGACCGGCCACCACGCCCCCTGCCGCACATCGGCAAACTCGGGTACGTGCTGGCGGCGATGCCGTTTCACGCGTTCTTCGGGGTGATCCTGATGACCAGCCCTAACATCATCGCCGAGACCTTCTACCGCTACCTCGACCTGCCCTGGGCCGACCTGCAGGCTCAGCAGTATCTCGGTGGCGGTGTCGCCTGGGCGGGTGGGGAGATCCCGCTGATGATCGTCATCGTCGCACTTGGCATCCAATGGAGCAGGCAAGACGCCAGGGACGCCCGCCGTAAGGACCGGCACTTCGACACCGGCCGCGATGACGAGTACGACGCCTACAACCAGATGCTCCAACGCCTCACCGATCGCGACGCGACCCGCCTCGGCCCCCGACCGACCGTCCGAGAGGACACCCACTCATGA
- a CDS encoding heavy metal translocating P-type ATPase, whose protein sequence is MTTTDTTTPVVLAPVELDISGMTCAACAGRVERALGKLDGVTASVNYATERAIITGLPDNDVETAIRQVENAGYGAHLRDGSDDAWSTRATEVRISSLRRRLAVSALLTVPLMDITIVLALVPGWRFPGWEWVCVLMALPIVTWAAWPFHRATLRNLRHGAVSMDTLVSLGIAASFGWAILTLLLGFGTTEAAGYWLGFGVTPAGADSIYLDVAAGMTTFQLAGRYFETRSRRKAGDVLGALNALAATHVRVVRDGVETIEPATALRVGDTFVVLPGETIPADGTVHAGAAAVDASMMTGEPVPVPVGPGALVTGGTISTDGRLEVTTTSVGANTQLSQMAALTEQAQARKARVQNLVDRIVTWFVPAVIALAIIVTIAWTLTGTPFAQAFGIGISVLIIACPCALGLATPTALMVGIGRAATLGILIKGHDALEASGTITTVVLDKTGTLTTGRMTVETATPFGIADHELWRLAASVEQGSEHAIAHAIQDAARAHVTDLHPLEDFTALPGLGATARITGSTLLVGNADLLREHGVDLTPAVAALSDAHEHGHTVALVARDGQLIGLLALADTIKPGAADAITALHAQNLTTVLLTGDSPAAGARIAAELGIERFHAGVAPAQKADVVRELQAAGEKVAMVGDGINDAIALATADLGLALVSGTDIALKAADIILVRDDLHVIPDAIAISRKTLRTIRTNLGWAFGYNIAAIPIAAAGFLNPLIAAAAMSLSSVLVVYNSLRIQRVRSTR, encoded by the coding sequence ATGACGACGACAGACACCACCACACCTGTGGTCCTCGCTCCGGTGGAGCTCGACATCTCCGGGATGACCTGCGCGGCCTGCGCGGGACGCGTCGAGCGCGCACTGGGCAAGCTCGACGGGGTGACAGCGAGCGTCAACTACGCCACCGAACGCGCCATCATCACCGGCCTTCCCGACAACGATGTCGAGACGGCCATCCGGCAGGTCGAGAACGCCGGATACGGCGCGCACCTGCGCGATGGCAGCGACGACGCCTGGTCGACGCGCGCCACTGAGGTACGGATCTCGTCGCTCCGGAGGCGCCTGGCTGTGTCCGCGCTGCTCACCGTCCCGCTCATGGACATCACGATCGTCCTGGCCCTCGTCCCCGGATGGAGGTTCCCCGGTTGGGAATGGGTGTGTGTGCTGATGGCGCTGCCGATCGTGACATGGGCGGCGTGGCCGTTCCACCGGGCGACGCTCCGCAACCTCCGTCACGGTGCGGTCAGCATGGACACGCTCGTCTCGCTCGGCATCGCCGCCTCATTCGGGTGGGCGATCCTGACCCTGCTGCTCGGGTTCGGCACCACGGAAGCCGCCGGCTACTGGCTCGGCTTCGGCGTCACCCCCGCAGGTGCGGACTCCATCTATCTCGACGTCGCCGCCGGGATGACGACCTTCCAGCTCGCGGGCCGGTACTTCGAAACCCGTTCACGCCGTAAGGCCGGTGATGTCCTCGGCGCTCTGAACGCCCTCGCCGCCACCCACGTTCGGGTCGTCCGCGACGGCGTCGAGACGATCGAGCCGGCCACCGCACTCCGCGTCGGCGATACGTTCGTCGTCCTCCCGGGAGAGACGATCCCCGCTGATGGCACCGTCCACGCGGGGGCCGCTGCGGTGGATGCGAGCATGATGACCGGGGAACCCGTGCCTGTGCCGGTCGGCCCCGGAGCCTTAGTGACCGGCGGGACCATCAGCACTGACGGGCGCCTGGAAGTGACCACGACTTCGGTCGGCGCCAACACCCAGCTCTCTCAGATGGCTGCGCTCACCGAGCAGGCCCAGGCGCGCAAAGCGCGCGTGCAGAACCTCGTCGACCGGATCGTCACTTGGTTCGTCCCCGCCGTCATCGCGCTTGCGATCATCGTCACCATCGCGTGGACTCTTACTGGCACTCCGTTTGCGCAGGCGTTCGGCATCGGGATCAGCGTCCTCATCATCGCCTGCCCCTGTGCACTCGGGCTCGCGACGCCGACTGCGCTCATGGTCGGGATCGGGCGGGCAGCGACCCTCGGCATCCTGATCAAAGGCCACGACGCCCTCGAAGCCTCTGGCACCATCACCACCGTCGTTCTCGATAAGACCGGAACCCTCACCACCGGACGCATGACCGTCGAAACCGCGACCCCGTTTGGAATCGCCGATCATGAGCTGTGGCGTTTGGCCGCGTCCGTCGAGCAGGGTTCCGAGCATGCGATCGCCCACGCCATCCAGGACGCCGCCCGCGCCCACGTTACTGACCTTCACCCGTTGGAGGACTTCACCGCCCTCCCCGGTCTCGGTGCTACCGCCCGCATCACAGGGAGCACCCTCCTCGTCGGGAACGCCGACCTGCTCCGCGAGCACGGCGTCGACCTCACCCCGGCGGTCGCCGCTCTCTCGGATGCCCACGAGCACGGGCACACCGTCGCACTGGTCGCTCGCGACGGGCAGCTGATCGGGCTGCTTGCCCTTGCCGACACCATCAAGCCTGGAGCTGCGGACGCCATCACAGCGCTGCACGCCCAGAACCTCACCACCGTGCTCCTCACCGGCGACAGCCCTGCTGCCGGTGCTCGCATCGCGGCCGAACTCGGCATCGAACGCTTCCACGCCGGTGTCGCCCCTGCCCAGAAGGCTGACGTCGTCCGCGAACTCCAAGCAGCCGGAGAGAAGGTCGCGATGGTCGGCGACGGCATCAACGACGCCATCGCCCTCGCCACCGCCGACCTCGGGCTCGCGCTCGTGTCCGGCACCGACATCGCCCTCAAAGCCGCGGACATCATCCTCGTCCGCGACGACCTCCACGTCATACCCGATGCGATCGCGATCTCCCGCAAGACCCTCCGCACCATCCGCACCAACCTCGGCTGGGCCTTCGGATACAACATCGCCGCCATCCCCATCGCTGCAGCCGGGTTCCTGAACCCTCTCATCGCCGCCGCCGCGATGTCCCTGTCCTCTGTGCTCGTCGTCTACAACAGCCTCCGCATCCAGCGCGTGCGCAGCACCCGGTAG
- a CDS encoding DUF5134 domain-containing protein, whose protein sequence is MLSDPVLQWTLTLAFTATAAYATLRLFTDRKPLLIVGNALHLVMSLVMIAMCWPWWTVLPSLPQTLFFSAGTAWFAAVVLLQARRRITRAAVGGHSVWHQVAHAVMMLAMVWMLLAMPSGTDGATHDHHHGGLEPWAALTGVAVTAALTTSGVVFLVELVRCLRGRTTWLGHTGDVASGALMSFGMAAMCWPMITG, encoded by the coding sequence ATGCTGTCTGACCCGGTGCTCCAATGGACGCTGACACTCGCCTTCACCGCGACCGCCGCGTACGCCACACTGCGACTCTTCACAGACCGCAAGCCGTTGCTCATCGTGGGCAACGCTTTGCACCTGGTGATGAGCCTCGTGATGATCGCCATGTGCTGGCCGTGGTGGACCGTACTGCCGTCACTCCCGCAGACGCTCTTCTTCTCGGCCGGCACGGCCTGGTTCGCTGCGGTGGTGCTCCTCCAGGCGCGGCGTCGCATCACGCGGGCTGCCGTTGGCGGACACAGCGTGTGGCATCAGGTGGCACACGCGGTCATGATGCTCGCGATGGTCTGGATGCTCCTCGCGATGCCCTCCGGAACCGACGGTGCGACGCATGACCATCACCATGGAGGGCTCGAGCCGTGGGCGGCCCTGACCGGGGTTGCCGTCACCGCGGCGCTGACGACGTCCGGGGTCGTCTTCCTCGTCGAGCTCGTCCGCTGCCTGCGCGGGCGTACCACCTGGCTCGGACATACCGGGGATGTCGCCTCCGGGGCGCTGATGAGCTTCGGCATGGCAGCGATGTGCTGGCCGATGATCACCGGCTGA
- a CDS encoding YcnI family protein — protein sequence MSTRRSKRPLLIGTGALAATAALVLGGAVAANAHVSIAEGPVEAGSYSILTFGVPHGCDGSATTEVAIQIPEGINAVTPTRNSLYSVEKVMEELDTPITDSHGNEVTERVAQVVYTASTPLPDGQRDAFELSLQIPEDAADTTLYFPTVQTCEQGETAWVQIPEEGQDGHELDAPAPSVDVVAASDAGSHGHGDSTEDTVDAHDEDSASAAAPADQTPLVVTSLAVGALGLIVAVIALLRGRKKA from the coding sequence ATGAGTACACGACGCAGCAAGAGGCCCCTTCTGATCGGAACCGGAGCCCTCGCGGCTACTGCCGCGCTGGTTCTCGGCGGTGCGGTCGCCGCGAACGCACACGTCAGCATTGCCGAAGGCCCGGTCGAGGCCGGATCGTACTCGATCCTCACCTTCGGGGTGCCGCATGGATGCGATGGGTCTGCGACGACGGAGGTAGCGATCCAGATCCCCGAGGGCATCAACGCCGTCACCCCCACCCGCAACAGTCTCTACTCCGTCGAAAAGGTGATGGAAGAGCTCGACACCCCCATCACTGACAGTCACGGCAACGAGGTCACCGAACGGGTCGCGCAGGTCGTCTACACGGCCTCGACGCCCCTGCCCGATGGGCAGCGGGACGCGTTCGAGCTCTCGCTGCAGATCCCGGAGGACGCCGCAGATACCACTCTGTACTTCCCGACTGTGCAGACGTGCGAGCAGGGTGAGACCGCCTGGGTGCAGATCCCGGAGGAAGGGCAGGACGGCCACGAGCTTGATGCACCAGCCCCGAGCGTCGACGTCGTCGCAGCCAGCGACGCTGGATCGCACGGGCACGGCGACAGCACCGAGGACACCGTCGATGCGCACGACGAGGATTCGGCATCCGCGGCAGCTCCTGCAGATCAGACGCCGCTCGTGGTCACCTCGCTCGCCGTCGGGGCCCTCGGCCTGATCGTCGCGGTGATCGCCCTGCTGAGGGGACGCAAGAAGGCGTGA
- a CDS encoding copper resistance protein CopC, which translates to MSTLIAGKRAPRRGSALVLRALAALLLGWLLALTGAQAASAHAELLSTTPENGAVLDEAPAEAVLTFNEPVQLIDGSIRLFPGDEDPLTLDAHVNNTSVIAVLPADLADGAYALSYRVVSADGHPISGAITFTIGDGQADSATAPIVETATPQDTQFAVSALTALQYLSLLVFAGLILFERMVLRSITPSDRRSRNILRLTGIGAGTASLLLIPTSALNVTGNPLTAVIDPTAWWSGVFWAPVAAAIIVCAGLVGATVLSTRQLGNRGMRLLAVLLPLLALAAPVLVGHTQLMEPRALIIAADLGHLLAGSFWTGGVLGLLLFLAATRVTNAQEACTSPALAAKVVQRFSGVAVWSVVILAVSGTVMGVMIVGSVDALITTSYGLTLLLKIGIVIPVIAIAAYNRTRLLPRIASRPTARMQWQTLTRTLSYEAALLIAVLLLTGFLTNLSPTHDHHDTPTEITAATAQTVTIDADAQGLSLRGELEPALTGDNKITFTLEYDGKPVAPDEVTIRTTQPEHDLGPFQSVAELDPETGEYSAHLDMPVAGEWEIQVLARVSTFAQPIVTIPVTVN; encoded by the coding sequence GTGAGCACTCTCATCGCCGGGAAACGCGCACCGCGACGCGGCTCCGCCCTGGTCCTCCGTGCGCTGGCAGCCCTCCTGCTCGGCTGGTTGCTGGCGCTCACGGGAGCACAGGCGGCGTCCGCGCATGCCGAGCTGCTGTCCACGACACCGGAGAACGGTGCCGTGCTCGATGAGGCTCCCGCGGAGGCGGTGCTGACGTTCAACGAGCCCGTACAGCTCATCGACGGCAGCATCCGCCTGTTTCCCGGCGATGAAGACCCCCTCACACTCGACGCGCACGTCAACAACACCAGCGTCATCGCCGTGCTCCCCGCCGACCTCGCCGACGGAGCCTATGCGCTGAGCTACCGCGTCGTCTCAGCAGACGGGCACCCCATCTCCGGCGCGATCACCTTCACCATCGGAGACGGCCAGGCGGACAGCGCGACGGCTCCCATCGTGGAAACCGCGACCCCGCAAGATACCCAGTTCGCCGTCAGCGCCCTGACAGCACTGCAATACCTCTCGCTCCTGGTCTTCGCCGGCCTGATCCTGTTCGAGCGAATGGTGCTGCGCAGCATCACGCCGTCCGATCGCCGGTCCAGAAACATCCTGCGACTGACCGGCATCGGAGCGGGGACCGCCTCGCTGCTGCTCATTCCCACGTCAGCGCTCAACGTGACCGGAAACCCACTGACCGCGGTGATCGATCCGACTGCATGGTGGTCGGGTGTCTTCTGGGCACCGGTCGCTGCGGCCATCATCGTATGCGCAGGACTCGTCGGAGCCACAGTGCTATCGACACGACAGCTGGGGAACAGGGGGATGCGCCTGCTCGCCGTGCTGCTGCCGCTCCTCGCATTGGCCGCGCCGGTGCTCGTCGGACATACCCAACTGATGGAACCACGGGCGCTGATCATCGCCGCCGACCTCGGACACCTTCTCGCCGGCTCCTTCTGGACCGGAGGAGTCCTCGGCCTACTCCTGTTCCTCGCGGCAACCCGCGTGACCAACGCCCAGGAGGCATGCACCTCACCTGCTCTCGCCGCGAAGGTCGTGCAGAGGTTCTCCGGCGTCGCGGTCTGGAGCGTCGTTATCCTCGCCGTCAGCGGAACTGTCATGGGCGTCATGATCGTCGGAAGCGTCGACGCTCTGATCACGACCAGCTACGGGCTCACCCTCCTGCTCAAGATCGGGATCGTCATCCCCGTGATCGCGATCGCCGCCTACAACAGGACCCGACTCCTCCCACGGATCGCGTCACGACCGACCGCACGCATGCAATGGCAGACCCTGACCCGAACCCTCAGCTACGAAGCCGCACTCCTCATCGCGGTCCTGCTCCTGACCGGCTTCCTCACCAACCTCAGCCCCACACACGACCACCACGACACACCAACCGAGATCACGGCAGCCACCGCTCAGACCGTCACGATTGACGCGGACGCCCAAGGGCTATCGCTGAGGGGCGAACTCGAACCAGCACTGACCGGCGACAACAAGATCACCTTCACGCTCGAATACGACGGCAAACCAGTCGCCCCCGACGAGGTGACCATTCGCACCACTCAACCTGAGCACGACCTCGGACCGTTCCAGTCCGTAGCCGAACTCGACCCTGAAACCGGTGAATACTCCGCCCACCTGGACATGCCCGTCGCAGGTGAATGGGAGATACAGGTACTCGCCCGCGTATCCACCTTCGCTCAGCCGATCGTCACGATACCTGTCACCGTCAACTAA
- a CDS encoding helix-turn-helix domain-containing protein, translating to MKSQTRLTSERRAALVADYEAGMPVKAIAAKYRVHRGTIPGLVSRAGGRLRTPGLDDDSRRRAVALYEAGLTLAEVAERLDVDPKTVRVAIVADGGTIRPRGRHFTPPVREASE from the coding sequence GTGAAGTCTCAAACACGGTTGACCTCTGAGCGGCGTGCGGCGCTGGTCGCCGACTACGAGGCGGGGATGCCAGTAAAGGCTATCGCTGCGAAGTATCGGGTGCATCGTGGAACGATCCCGGGATTGGTTTCGCGTGCTGGAGGTCGTCTCAGAACGCCTGGCTTGGATGACGATAGCCGTCGTCGAGCGGTTGCCCTTTACGAGGCGGGACTGACGTTGGCGGAAGTCGCCGAACGACTTGACGTTGACCCAAAGACAGTGCGCGTCGCCATCGTCGCTGACGGTGGCACTATTCGTCCGCGAGGACGCCACTTTACTCCGCCAGTTCGTGAAGCGAGTGAATGA
- a CDS encoding HEPN domain-containing protein, with protein MTDPNENTLAAMASQPSRPEMWKLALPAIRDVIRAIEDYLADPGWVPRLSDGTLTWSNRGWPSVSTPVIGPQDGRIDYAALIGKGHRPIDATSFESVRNFVAFVLADPTISPRLKPAMDGVAADTVTYFAGSLASALPIDIATHSMTIGLTAEDDLRDLYCQIERYWLAPTLSVDYVVPLVLTALDGVDPIEVTASTRLVRMDDDMLHARAMAGQMNVLDPVPSPITGAATHALVIGTFQRDNQGPLEAMISRRSLDLDDVLSEADLACESLRILGVKVVGYASVFLVPRDFSSGWHRRGLPELSLVKTMRRYPEILDNYGWLADIPAFPMRWLDGLPTVASALAQASPRVRLASRRLTQSMLRSDELDRLLDACIGIEALVGGDDNNEITHRLAQRVGVALATSRTADGRRRSLGSTDLDKVYETMKAVYSDRSKVVHGTTHVPKTRDFRGELIPTHLLAGDILRYLLIEALDRPDEISGKKLDQRLLHGATRDLAEYSTRIKASEGTVARAAINASGRMDEPPLRPHPDRADPQVPTSPRYPDHDGNGA; from the coding sequence GTGACCGATCCCAACGAAAACACGCTTGCAGCGATGGCCAGCCAGCCGTCGCGGCCCGAGATGTGGAAACTAGCACTCCCGGCTATCCGGGACGTCATACGAGCGATTGAGGACTACCTCGCCGATCCTGGGTGGGTGCCACGACTGAGCGACGGCACTCTGACGTGGTCCAATCGCGGATGGCCCTCCGTTTCCACACCAGTGATTGGCCCACAAGACGGTCGAATCGACTACGCAGCTCTCATCGGAAAGGGCCACAGACCGATCGATGCGACCTCATTTGAGAGTGTTCGGAATTTTGTCGCCTTCGTGCTTGCGGATCCAACTATCTCGCCGCGTCTAAAGCCCGCCATGGATGGAGTCGCTGCGGACACTGTTACGTACTTTGCCGGCAGCCTCGCGAGTGCGTTGCCGATCGACATAGCGACGCACTCCATGACGATCGGGCTGACGGCGGAGGATGACCTTCGTGACCTGTACTGCCAGATCGAGCGCTATTGGCTGGCTCCGACCCTCTCAGTTGACTACGTCGTTCCTTTGGTGCTCACAGCGCTTGACGGTGTGGACCCTATTGAGGTCACGGCGTCAACGCGTTTGGTGAGGATGGACGACGACATGCTTCACGCGCGCGCGATGGCAGGGCAGATGAATGTGCTCGACCCAGTGCCGTCCCCGATAACCGGTGCTGCGACCCACGCGCTAGTGATCGGGACGTTCCAACGGGATAACCAAGGTCCGTTAGAAGCAATGATCTCGCGGCGTAGCCTCGACTTAGACGATGTCCTTAGCGAGGCGGACCTGGCTTGTGAATCGTTGCGCATCCTCGGTGTGAAGGTGGTCGGATACGCAAGTGTCTTCCTGGTCCCGCGCGATTTCTCTTCCGGCTGGCATCGTCGCGGACTTCCAGAGCTATCGCTAGTCAAGACGATGCGACGCTACCCGGAGATTCTCGACAACTATGGCTGGCTTGCCGATATCCCGGCATTCCCAATGAGGTGGCTCGACGGGCTCCCGACGGTCGCGTCCGCGCTGGCACAGGCATCGCCTCGCGTACGGCTGGCCTCGCGACGATTGACACAATCGATGCTCAGATCCGATGAGCTCGACAGACTGCTAGACGCATGCATCGGAATAGAAGCGCTAGTCGGCGGCGACGACAACAACGAGATCACCCATCGGCTCGCGCAGCGAGTCGGGGTTGCCTTGGCGACGTCCCGCACAGCCGACGGTCGCCGTCGGTCGCTTGGTTCGACCGACCTCGACAAGGTGTACGAGACCATGAAGGCGGTCTACTCGGATAGGTCCAAAGTCGTCCACGGCACTACCCATGTACCGAAGACTCGCGACTTCCGTGGCGAACTCATTCCCACACACCTCCTCGCTGGTGACATCCTGCGATACCTACTCATTGAGGCGCTTGACCGCCCCGACGAGATCTCCGGCAAGAAGCTCGACCAACGTCTGCTGCATGGCGCTACACGCGACCTCGCCGAATACTCAACACGCATCAAAGCTTCAGAGGGCACGGTGGCACGCGCAGCAATCAATGCATCCGGTCGAATGGACGAGCCGCCGTTACGACCTCATCCTGATCGCGCTGATCCCCAGGTACCGACCTCACCGCGCTATCCAGACCACGACGGGAACGGTGCCTGA
- a CDS encoding helix-turn-helix domain containing protein, translating to MKNEFMIETKRAMYRLRNLQYCHVKMREKSDARLRVAQERHALEISRAEMVEAKGWNELMSITGMTIPTAAAILQVSESTVSRWIARHGKGVEATPSADTSAGGA from the coding sequence ATGAAGAACGAATTCATGATTGAGACCAAGCGTGCGATGTATCGGTTGCGCAATCTTCAGTACTGCCACGTCAAGATGCGCGAGAAGTCCGATGCACGTCTACGAGTAGCACAGGAGCGCCATGCGCTCGAGATCTCCCGGGCAGAGATGGTCGAAGCCAAGGGGTGGAACGAGCTGATGTCGATTACCGGCATGACGATTCCGACGGCAGCTGCGATCTTGCAGGTCAGCGAATCGACGGTGAGCCGCTGGATTGCGCGCCACGGCAAGGGAGTCGAAGCCACCCCTTCCGCGGATACGTCGGCAGGTGGCGCATGA